A stretch of DNA from bacterium:
CGTCAGTGACGGCCGCCGCGGGCGGCGCCGCCGGTGCGGGCGCGACGGCGTCGCCGCCGGCCTGGGCGCGCGAGCTGGCGACCCTCTACGAGAGCGGCGCCGCCTGCCAGTTCGTGCTTCACGGCAACGTCTACGACCGTCTCATGGTGCCGCGCGCGGGCGGGGCGGCGACGCCCGGGAACCTGCGCGAGTTCCTGCTCGCGGAGCTGCTCGCGCCCTTCGACGTCGTGCTCGCCTACGACCTCGGCAACGGCATCCGCGTCGAGCGCGGCGGTGACGCGTTCTCCTCGTGGCCGGGGGCGCAGCGCCTCGGCGAGCTGCCGCGGGCGCCGCGCCCGGCGGTCGAGGCGCTCACGCACTACCTGCGGTACGCGGCGAACCTCGCGCGCCTCGGCAAGCCGGCGCCGCGCGTCGCCGTGCTGCTGGAGGCCGCCGAGATGATCGCCCCGGCCGGCGACGCGGGGGGCTTCGAGCAGGGGGCGATCGTGCTGCTGCTGCGCGAGTGGGCGAACGACAGCCTCATCGCGGGCCATCCGGTGGCGACGTTCCTGATCGCCGAGAACCTCAACGACCTGCACCCGCTGCTGGCGACCAACCCGCACACCGCGAAGATCAAGCTGCCGCTGCCGGAGGCGCCCGCGCTCGCCGCGGCGCTCGCGGTGCTCGAGCCGGCGTACGCGGCGCCGCTCGCGCCGTGGGCGGGGCGGCTCGATGCGCTGGCGAACCAGCTCGCCGGCGTCGCCCTCGGTTCGGTCGAACAGCTGCTCAAGACCGCGCGGCACGAGGGCAAGCCGGTCGACCCGGCGCGCCTGGTCACCCTCAAGAAGTCGCTCGTCGAGAAGGAGTACAGCGGCCTCGTCGGCTTCGTCGAGAGCGCGCGCACGCTCGACGACATCCACGGCAGCGAGCGCGTGAAGGCCTGGCTGCGCCAGGACATCGCGCTCTGGCGGCAGGACGACCTCAGGGCGCTGCCCATGGGGTACCTCTTCTGCGGGCCGGTCGGCACCGGCAAGACCTTCTTCGTCGAGTGCCTCGCCGGGGAGGCCGGCGTGCCCGTCGTGAAGCTGCGCAACTTCCGCGACAAGTGGGTCGGCAGCACGGAGGGCAACCTCGAGCGCATCTTCCGGCTGCTGCACGCGCTGGGCCGCTGCATCGTCTTCGTCGACGAGGCCGACCAGGCGCTGGGCCGGCGCGAGTCGGGCTCGGGCGACTCCGGGGTCTCGGGGCGCGTCTACTCGATGATCGCCGAGGAGATGAGCGACACGGACAACCGCGGCAGGATCCTCTGGGTGCTCGCCTCCAGCCGCCCGGACCTGATCGAGGTGGACATCAAGCGCCCGGGGCGCATCGACGTGAAGATCCCGCTCTTCCCGACGCTCGAGCCGCGGGAGGGGTTCGCGCTGCTGCGGGCGCTGTGCAAGCGCCTCGGGCTGGCGATCCCGGACGAGGCGTACGCAAGCCTCGAGCCGCGGATCCCCGAGATGCTCACGCCGGGGGCCGCCGAGGCGCTCGCGGTGAAGGCCTACCGCCTCTCGCGCACGCAGGGGCTCGGCCCGGTGGAGTCGGTCGCCGCCTGCCTCGAGGGCTACCAGCTCCCGGTGCCGCGCGACGTCATGGAGTTCCAGATCGGCCTGGCCGTCCGCGAGGCCTCCGACCTGGAATTCGTCCCGGAGAAGCTCAGGCCGCGCTAGGGTTTCCGGGTGTGCGCGGCGATCGCCGCCTTGATCGCCGGCATCGCGGCGGCGGTCGCCGCCTCGCCGGCCTCGATGAGCTGCTTCTTGCGGGAGAAGTCGTCGTAGGCCACGTCGCCGGCGTCGGGCGTGATCAGCACGTCCGCCTCGCGGGCGCGCAG
This window harbors:
- a CDS encoding ATP-binding protein translates to SVTAAAGGAAGAGATASPPAWARELATLYESGAACQFVLHGNVYDRLMVPRAGGAATPGNLREFLLAELLAPFDVVLAYDLGNGIRVERGGDAFSSWPGAQRLGELPRAPRPAVEALTHYLRYAANLARLGKPAPRVAVLLEAAEMIAPAGDAGGFEQGAIVLLLREWANDSLIAGHPVATFLIAENLNDLHPLLATNPHTAKIKLPLPEAPALAAALAVLEPAYAAPLAPWAGRLDALANQLAGVALGSVEQLLKTARHEGKPVDPARLVTLKKSLVEKEYSGLVGFVESARTLDDIHGSERVKAWLRQDIALWRQDDLRALPMGYLFCGPVGTGKTFFVECLAGEAGVPVVKLRNFRDKWVGSTEGNLERIFRLLHALGRCIVFVDEADQALGRRESGSGDSGVSGRVYSMIAEEMSDTDNRGRILWVLASSRPDLIEVDIKRPGRIDVKIPLFPTLEPREGFALLRALCKRLGLAIPDEAYASLEPRIPEMLTPGAAEALAVKAYRLSRTQGLGPVESVAACLEGYQLPVPRDVMEFQIGLAVREASDLEFVPEKLRPR